One genomic window of Micrococcus flavus includes the following:
- a CDS encoding glycosyltransferase family 2 protein: protein MTETPLTPEASVIVPSRGGAQRLPRLIGALAAQEDAPPFEVHVVVDGDVDGSEAVLAQLAAEYPVLDLSWTVFGENRGRVAALNAGADATSGRILIRADDDLEPGPHYIRDHVAAHDDGPGGAIGLYVNVLEPTPYQRAYGDAQDVLHREHAYALPADQQWRHWAGNVSVPRALHEQIGGYDPDYRQYGWEDIDYGYRLHAAGYPVVIRPELETRHHAAAVTTHSKAVRALHGTAARNLFVGKHGAAPLGTIGAPRGAWGAAVRLVALGTTEATLTRSSALIDAVADHLPRGLARRLIALQVEGAAEAGRAHPHRAQRAI, encoded by the coding sequence ATGACCGAGACGCCCCTGACCCCCGAGGCCAGCGTGATCGTCCCCAGCCGGGGCGGAGCCCAGCGGCTGCCGCGCCTGATCGGCGCCCTCGCCGCGCAGGAGGACGCCCCGCCGTTCGAGGTCCACGTGGTCGTGGACGGGGATGTGGACGGGTCGGAAGCGGTGCTCGCCCAGTTGGCCGCGGAGTATCCGGTCCTGGACCTGAGCTGGACCGTCTTCGGCGAGAACCGCGGACGGGTCGCCGCACTCAACGCCGGTGCCGACGCGACGTCCGGCCGCATCCTCATCCGCGCGGACGACGATCTGGAGCCCGGACCCCACTACATCCGGGACCACGTGGCCGCGCACGACGACGGACCCGGTGGGGCGATCGGACTCTATGTGAACGTCCTGGAGCCCACCCCGTATCAGCGCGCCTACGGTGACGCCCAGGACGTCCTGCACCGCGAGCACGCGTATGCGCTGCCGGCGGATCAGCAGTGGCGGCACTGGGCAGGCAACGTGTCCGTCCCCCGTGCCCTGCACGAGCAGATCGGTGGCTACGACCCGGACTACCGACAGTACGGGTGGGAGGACATCGACTACGGCTACCGGCTGCACGCGGCAGGCTATCCGGTGGTGATCCGTCCCGAGCTGGAGACGCGGCACCACGCTGCCGCCGTGACGACGCACTCGAAGGCGGTGCGGGCCTTGCACGGCACGGCCGCGCGGAACCTGTTCGTGGGCAAGCACGGGGCGGCACCGCTCGGCACCATCGGTGCTCCCCGAGGCGCGTGGGGTGCCGCCGTGCGCCTGGTGGCGTTGGGCACCACCGAAGCCACGCTCACGCGCTCCAGTGCGTTGATCGACGCCGTCGCGGACCACCTGCCCCGGGGGCTCGCCCGTCGACTCATCGCCCTCCAGGTGGAGGGTGCGGCCGAGGCCGGACGGGCCCACCCCCACCGTGCGCAACGGGCCATCTG
- a CDS encoding glycosyltransferase family 4 protein yields the protein MTGRIWILANQGEVGGGEVMLHHLATSLRELGRDVGVVAPAHPAETADRLAADGFDVVRVGGPGRLGYLRALRAWDRGRGDDDVAWCNGLLPATALAGRPRRIVHLHQVPEKPLLRVFSALARPGALAVLAPSRFAADRIRGARVLHNWVPGPTTPQAGRARDADEPVTVGFLGRLSEDKGIVTLLEAAALLRKTDPGAFVFRVAGESRFVAEDEAERLATALKAAGEDVQVLGWQDTSEFLSSVDVLAVPSQWAEVFGLVTAEAMAAGVPVVASDAGAVPEVVGSEHPFVFPQQDAAALADRLQAVRAGDLGAVAHSQRRRWASLFSPEAGRAAVAELLDDLSL from the coding sequence ATGACCGGTCGCATCTGGATCCTGGCGAACCAGGGCGAGGTGGGCGGCGGCGAGGTGATGCTGCACCATCTCGCCACGTCCTTGCGCGAGCTGGGGCGGGACGTGGGCGTCGTGGCTCCTGCCCACCCGGCCGAGACCGCCGATCGTCTGGCCGCGGACGGCTTCGACGTGGTCCGCGTGGGTGGGCCCGGACGACTGGGGTACCTGCGCGCTCTCCGGGCCTGGGACCGCGGCCGCGGCGACGACGACGTCGCCTGGTGCAACGGGCTGCTGCCGGCCACGGCCCTGGCAGGCCGGCCGCGCCGGATTGTGCACCTGCACCAGGTGCCCGAGAAGCCGCTTCTGCGCGTGTTCTCCGCCCTGGCGCGTCCCGGCGCACTCGCGGTCCTCGCGCCCTCCCGGTTCGCGGCGGACCGCATCCGCGGGGCCCGCGTGCTCCACAACTGGGTTCCGGGTCCGACGACGCCACAGGCAGGGCGGGCCCGCGATGCCGATGAGCCGGTGACCGTGGGCTTCCTCGGCCGGCTGTCCGAGGACAAGGGCATCGTCACCCTGCTGGAGGCCGCCGCGCTGCTGCGGAAGACCGACCCGGGTGCTTTCGTGTTCCGCGTCGCGGGGGAGAGCCGGTTCGTGGCGGAGGACGAGGCCGAGCGGCTTGCCACTGCCCTGAAGGCGGCGGGTGAGGACGTCCAGGTGCTCGGCTGGCAGGACACCAGCGAGTTCCTGTCCTCCGTGGACGTGCTGGCCGTGCCGTCGCAGTGGGCCGAGGTCTTCGGCCTGGTGACGGCCGAGGCGATGGCCGCGGGCGTTCCGGTGGTGGCCTCCGATGCGGGGGCCGTTCCCGAGGTGGTCGGCAGCGAACACCCCTTCGTTTTTCCGCAGCAGGACGCTGCCGCGCTCGCGGACCGCCTGCAGGCCGTGCGCGCGGGCGATCTGGGCGCGGTGGCCCACTCCCAGCGGCGCCGCTGGGCGTCGCTGTTCTCACCCGAGGCCGGCCGCGCCGCCGTCGCCGAGCTCCTGGACGACCTGTCCCTATGA
- a CDS encoding glycosyltransferase family 4 protein: MAVIPEAATTTPAPLTLWVVPVADLGGVARHVLDVARVGLPGLRLAVLCPEGPLAERLREQGAAVFTGHLGPDAGLAASVRTLRTAVRTLRPAAVHTHLAYADLAAFTALGAERALRRAGAPALISTEHGIAPDDGLYNRAAAARVKNTAHRARLRGTDLVIAVAQSTADVLRRKWGAGVPLTVVRNGVDVPAVRAAAAGQRRAPGEGLRILSLSRLAPEKNLDRLIAALPALLERDPGTRVTLAGTGPLTAALRAQAEALGVADAVDLPGFVEPWGTMAEHDVLVQLSAWENLSYTLLDAAAAGLPAVATDVGGNGEILPPERLVHETTPAAIADAVMRAAVDGPGEVRVGDVETMARATAEATLEVLGRRVGKTSG; this comes from the coding sequence GTGGCTGTGATCCCCGAGGCCGCGACGACCACCCCGGCCCCGCTGACGCTCTGGGTGGTGCCCGTCGCCGACCTCGGCGGCGTGGCCCGGCATGTCCTCGACGTCGCGCGCGTCGGCCTGCCCGGCCTGCGTCTGGCGGTGCTGTGCCCCGAGGGCCCGCTCGCCGAGCGCCTGCGTGAGCAGGGCGCGGCGGTGTTCACCGGGCACCTCGGTCCCGACGCCGGCCTGGCCGCCTCGGTGCGCACGCTCCGCACGGCGGTGCGCACCCTGCGCCCGGCCGCGGTCCACACGCACCTGGCCTACGCCGACCTCGCGGCCTTCACGGCGCTGGGCGCGGAGCGGGCCCTGCGGCGGGCCGGTGCCCCGGCGCTGATCAGCACCGAGCACGGGATCGCCCCGGACGACGGGCTGTACAACCGCGCCGCCGCGGCCCGGGTGAAGAACACCGCGCACCGCGCCCGGCTGCGCGGCACGGACCTCGTGATCGCCGTCGCCCAGTCCACCGCGGACGTCCTCCGCCGCAAGTGGGGTGCGGGGGTGCCCCTCACCGTGGTGCGCAACGGCGTGGACGTGCCCGCGGTGCGCGCCGCGGCCGCGGGGCAGCGGCGCGCACCGGGGGAGGGACTGCGGATCCTGTCCCTGTCCCGGCTGGCCCCCGAGAAGAACCTGGACCGGCTGATCGCCGCACTGCCCGCCCTGCTGGAGCGCGACCCCGGGACGCGGGTGACGCTGGCCGGCACGGGGCCGCTCACGGCGGCGCTGCGCGCCCAGGCCGAGGCCCTCGGTGTCGCGGACGCGGTCGACCTGCCCGGCTTCGTGGAGCCGTGGGGCACCATGGCCGAGCACGACGTGCTGGTGCAGCTCTCCGCGTGGGAGAACCTGAGCTACACCCTGCTCGACGCCGCCGCGGCCGGCCTGCCCGCCGTCGCCACGGACGTGGGCGGCAACGGGGAGATCCTGCCGCCCGAGCGCCTCGTCCACGAGACCACGCCGGCGGCCATCGCCGACGCCGTCATGCGTGCCGCCGTCGACGGCCCGGGCGAGGTGCGCGTGGGCGACGTGGAGACGATGGCCCGGGCCACCGCCGAGGCGACCCTCGAGGTGCTCGGGCGCCGGGTGGGGAAGACCTCGGGATGA
- a CDS encoding N-acetylneuraminate synthase family protein → MIIERTLTPYLVFPEDSLLAALRKMTDNRERIVFVVDSHGFLVGSLTDGDFRRWLLTHPEASLDAPAAEAAHRSPATAPLSASADQMREALPTGAAHLPLLDERGRLAAIAIDREQELRIGAHRVGEGHPAFLIAEIGNNHQGDVDLARRLVDLAVEAGADAVKFQLRDMDALYRQAGAATAGEDLGAQRTLDELAKFSLSVEDMVRVFDHVRDAGVALMCTPWDAPSMRVLREYPVDGVKIASADLTNHGLLRDAAASGLPMVLSTGMSREEEIRESVALVRSLGVPFAMLHAQSTYPAPYKDVNLAYLERLAEIAQAPVGYSGHERGFHVALAAVARGASIIEKHFTVDRSLEGNDHKVSLLPEEFAQMVRQTREIEESIGVAGERVVSTGEAMNRINLAKSLVAARPLQAGATITADDVTVKSPGRGLQPNELPRLVGRTLHREMAEGDFFFAGDLTDTVPTGRQFEFRRPWGLPVRYHDVEALTKDCTPDFLEFHFSYKDLEIDIDSVFREPMPGGFTTHLPDIFSGDFLVDLASDDDAVWERSIAEVQRTIDITRDLKRWFPNEEEPIMVITMGGFTLDRHIRPEERLPKYERIAEAVQRLDTSGIRIAAQTLPPFPWLMGGQQYHNLFMDPDDTVAFVEATGVPLCLDISHSKLSATFLGIPFSEMVEKLAPHTIHLHLVDATGVDGEGPQIGEGDVDWPVLCEQLDRLAPGVSFIPEIWQGHINNGEGFWTALDRLEQWL, encoded by the coding sequence GTGATCATCGAACGCACCCTCACTCCCTACCTCGTGTTCCCGGAGGACTCGCTCCTCGCCGCCCTCCGGAAGATGACGGACAACCGCGAGCGGATCGTGTTCGTGGTGGACTCCCACGGCTTCCTCGTCGGCTCCCTCACCGACGGCGACTTCCGCCGCTGGCTCCTGACGCACCCGGAGGCGTCCCTGGACGCCCCGGCCGCCGAGGCGGCGCACCGCTCCCCGGCCACCGCCCCGCTGAGCGCGTCCGCCGATCAGATGCGCGAGGCCCTCCCGACGGGCGCGGCGCACCTGCCGCTGCTGGACGAGCGCGGCCGGCTGGCTGCCATCGCAATCGATCGCGAGCAGGAGCTGCGGATCGGCGCGCACCGCGTGGGCGAGGGCCACCCGGCGTTCCTCATCGCGGAGATCGGCAACAACCACCAGGGCGATGTGGACTTGGCCCGCCGTCTCGTGGACCTGGCGGTGGAGGCCGGCGCGGACGCCGTGAAGTTCCAGCTGCGGGACATGGACGCGCTCTACCGTCAGGCCGGCGCCGCGACGGCGGGCGAGGACCTCGGCGCGCAGCGCACCCTGGACGAGCTGGCCAAGTTCTCCCTGTCCGTCGAGGACATGGTGCGGGTGTTCGATCACGTCCGGGACGCCGGCGTCGCCCTGATGTGCACCCCGTGGGACGCCCCGTCCATGCGGGTGCTGCGCGAGTACCCGGTGGACGGCGTGAAGATCGCCTCGGCGGACCTGACGAACCACGGTCTGCTGCGGGACGCGGCCGCCTCCGGCCTGCCGATGGTGCTCTCCACCGGCATGTCCCGGGAGGAGGAGATCCGCGAGTCCGTGGCCCTCGTGCGCTCCCTCGGCGTCCCCTTCGCGATGCTGCACGCCCAGTCCACCTATCCAGCGCCGTACAAGGACGTGAACCTCGCCTACCTGGAGCGCCTGGCGGAGATCGCCCAGGCCCCGGTGGGCTACTCCGGCCACGAGCGCGGCTTCCACGTGGCGCTGGCCGCGGTGGCGCGCGGGGCATCCATCATCGAGAAGCACTTCACCGTGGACCGCTCCCTCGAGGGCAACGACCACAAGGTCTCCCTCCTGCCGGAGGAGTTCGCCCAGATGGTGCGGCAGACCCGCGAGATCGAGGAGTCGATCGGCGTGGCCGGCGAGCGCGTGGTCTCCACGGGCGAGGCGATGAACCGCATCAACCTGGCCAAGTCCCTGGTGGCGGCCCGTCCGCTGCAGGCCGGCGCCACGATCACCGCCGACGACGTGACCGTGAAGTCCCCGGGCCGTGGCCTGCAGCCCAACGAGCTGCCGCGCCTGGTCGGCCGCACTCTGCACCGCGAGATGGCCGAGGGTGACTTCTTCTTCGCCGGAGACCTCACGGACACGGTGCCCACCGGGCGCCAGTTCGAGTTCCGGCGCCCCTGGGGCCTGCCGGTGCGGTACCACGACGTCGAGGCGCTGACGAAGGACTGCACCCCGGACTTCCTGGAGTTCCACTTCTCCTACAAGGACCTCGAGATCGACATCGACTCGGTGTTCCGTGAGCCCATGCCGGGAGGCTTCACCACCCACCTGCCGGACATCTTCTCCGGCGACTTCCTCGTGGACCTGGCCAGCGACGACGACGCCGTGTGGGAGCGCTCGATCGCCGAGGTGCAGCGCACGATCGACATCACCCGGGACCTGAAGCGCTGGTTCCCGAACGAGGAGGAGCCCATCATGGTCATCACCATGGGCGGGTTCACCCTGGACCGGCACATCCGCCCGGAGGAGCGGCTGCCGAAGTACGAACGCATCGCCGAGGCCGTGCAGCGCCTGGACACCTCCGGCATCCGGATCGCCGCGCAGACGCTGCCGCCGTTCCCGTGGCTCATGGGCGGTCAGCAGTACCACAACCTCTTCATGGACCCGGACGACACCGTGGCGTTCGTGGAGGCCACGGGGGTGCCCCTGTGCCTGGACATCTCCCACTCCAAGCTCTCGGCCACGTTCCTGGGGATCCCCTTCTCGGAGATGGTGGAGAAGCTGGCCCCGCACACCATCCACCTGCACCTCGTGGACGCCACCGGTGTGGACGGGGAGGGGCCGCAGATCGGCGAGGGCGACGTGGACTGGCCGGTGCTCTGCGAGCAGCTCGACCGCCTGGCCCCCGGGGTGAGCTTCATCCCGGAGATCTGGCAGGGTCACATCAACAACGGCGAGGGCTTCTGGACGGCCCTGGACCGCCTGGAGCAGTGGCTGTGA
- a CDS encoding acylneuraminate cytidylyltransferase family protein yields MSILCVIPVRGGSRGLPGKNIRMLGGHPLLAWTVQAALEAAEDLHVVVSTDSEEIAEVARKYGADVPGLRPAELAQDETPTEPVVEHALAQERARGVEPEAVMLLQATSPLRLPGTLDRAVARLREPGVDSVVGVVPVSPFLWRHAEDPEAAPIADYAVDGRKRRQDMDRTDLRYRENGSLYVTRPWVYDELHNRLGGRIALLELDDLEGVDIDTELDFALAEQQMDQYLAVQKLLQSRSDLTHPRSVPTHSTPGGAL; encoded by the coding sequence ATGAGCATCCTGTGCGTCATCCCCGTCCGCGGCGGGTCCCGCGGCCTGCCGGGCAAGAACATCCGCATGCTCGGCGGGCACCCCCTCCTGGCATGGACCGTCCAGGCGGCCCTCGAGGCCGCGGAGGACCTCCACGTGGTGGTCTCCACGGACTCGGAGGAGATCGCCGAGGTGGCCCGCAAGTACGGCGCGGACGTCCCCGGCCTGCGCCCGGCGGAGCTCGCGCAGGACGAGACGCCCACCGAGCCCGTGGTGGAGCATGCCCTCGCCCAGGAGCGCGCCCGGGGCGTCGAGCCGGAGGCCGTCATGCTGCTGCAGGCCACCAGCCCGCTGCGTCTGCCCGGCACCCTGGACCGCGCCGTGGCACGCCTGCGCGAGCCGGGCGTGGACTCGGTGGTCGGCGTCGTGCCGGTCTCCCCGTTCCTGTGGCGTCACGCCGAGGACCCGGAGGCGGCCCCGATCGCGGACTACGCCGTGGACGGGCGCAAGCGCCGCCAGGACATGGACCGCACGGACCTGCGCTATCGGGAGAACGGCTCCCTGTACGTCACCCGGCCGTGGGTCTACGACGAGCTGCACAACCGGCTGGGCGGGCGCATCGCGCTGCTCGAACTGGACGACCTCGAGGGGGTGGACATCGACACGGAGCTGGACTTCGCGCTCGCCGAGCAGCAGATGGACCAGTACCTGGCCGTGCAGAAGCTCCTGCAGTCCCGCTCCGACCTCACCCATCCCCGTTCCGTCCCGACCCACAGCACCCCGGGAGGCGCCCTGTGA
- a CDS encoding RNA-binding protein, with the protein MSGGDTTTTPRPSAGSPTPPMFWRAEDLPRWSRWQRSHWPLSRRAAHAVRTARAAVRRSPDAPEAGLRVLLPAGDVHTLVAVESAGPTQRAALVAPVAALAEGRAAVSGDAPHAVARVLDGIGWVMPADVAEQLASDLPGHTGLTAVPATDPDVAECLVGLRRVLVAGEYLPAGRAAVRWARERGVRVGVVQHGLLAVSTPPVPRDVTLYAFTQRDADWWTQDRADVRTVVVGSALLEAARQDTAAAPAPASTDGPGVFLGQLHGAELPRRAFAAAAEQYIRVTGAAYRPHPAERDRLSRGQHARWERQGITVDRSGAPLAEATGPVAAVFSTGILEAAQAGRPAWAVHPDPPAWLTEFWDRYGIARWTPGGGDGAAGPAPTPPLVAPTPDPAAAIAEDVWKDPA; encoded by the coding sequence GTGAGCGGCGGGGACACCACGACGACGCCGCGCCCCTCCGCCGGCTCACCCACCCCGCCGATGTTCTGGCGGGCCGAGGACCTGCCCCGATGGTCCCGGTGGCAGCGGTCCCATTGGCCGCTGAGCCGCCGGGCGGCGCACGCCGTGCGCACCGCGCGGGCCGCCGTGCGCCGGTCGCCGGACGCACCGGAGGCGGGCCTGCGGGTGCTGTTGCCCGCCGGGGACGTCCACACGCTCGTGGCCGTGGAGTCCGCCGGGCCCACCCAGCGGGCCGCCCTCGTGGCGCCCGTGGCCGCGCTCGCCGAGGGCCGCGCGGCTGTCTCGGGGGACGCTCCGCACGCGGTCGCCCGCGTCCTCGACGGCATCGGCTGGGTGATGCCCGCCGACGTCGCCGAGCAGCTGGCCTCCGACCTGCCGGGGCACACCGGCCTGACCGCCGTGCCCGCGACGGACCCGGACGTGGCCGAGTGCCTCGTCGGGCTGCGCCGCGTGCTCGTGGCGGGGGAGTACCTGCCCGCGGGCCGCGCCGCCGTCCGCTGGGCCCGCGAGCGCGGCGTCCGGGTGGGCGTGGTGCAGCACGGCCTGCTGGCCGTCTCGACGCCGCCGGTCCCGCGGGACGTCACGCTCTACGCCTTCACGCAGCGAGACGCCGACTGGTGGACCCAGGACCGCGCGGACGTGCGCACCGTGGTCGTCGGCTCGGCGCTGCTCGAGGCCGCCCGCCAGGACACCGCCGCTGCCCCGGCGCCCGCCTCCACCGACGGCCCCGGCGTGTTCCTCGGCCAGCTGCACGGGGCCGAGCTGCCCCGCCGCGCGTTCGCCGCCGCAGCGGAGCAGTACATCCGCGTCACGGGCGCGGCGTACCGGCCGCACCCGGCCGAGCGGGACCGGCTCTCCCGCGGCCAGCACGCCCGCTGGGAGCGGCAGGGGATCACCGTGGACCGCTCCGGCGCCCCGCTGGCCGAGGCCACCGGGCCCGTGGCCGCCGTGTTCTCCACGGGCATCCTGGAGGCGGCGCAGGCCGGGCGCCCGGCCTGGGCCGTGCACCCGGACCCGCCCGCGTGGCTGACCGAGTTCTGGGACCGCTACGGGATCGCCCGCTGGACCCCGGGCGGAGGCGACGGCGCCGCCGGCCCCGCCCCCACCCCGCCGCTGGTGGCGCCGACGCCGGATCCGGCCGCGGCGATCGCCGAGGACGTCTGGAAGGACCCCGCATGA
- a CDS encoding CgeB family protein: protein MSAGGYTLPAPAGGAPGRRVERLLLVSPAFHGYHRSIAAAWAQQGFDVTVHTYDAYSTPAMKLRNKALLELPQKAGIDRAAARVAWDTDRAVAALREARPDRVLVIKGDSLGDAFWDEVEALGVPRMLWLYDDLHRHDYSADFLRQVGPVLSYARSETEALAAQGVDAHYMPNGFDPDLAVPRLDRREEVVFVGSRYPNRVELLERLAQAGVPVRAYGRQWSHHPVDRLRTWELRRPDLPAERDIPLEEAYAVQAAAAAAINVHGLQAGHAMRTFEVPGMGGLQFVDRPDVAEFYEPGEEVLVFEDADHLVELAQRVVAEPSWGERIRAAGRRRSHAEHTFAHRAAMAQEWWV, encoded by the coding sequence ATGAGCGCCGGCGGCTACACCCTCCCGGCTCCCGCCGGCGGCGCGCCGGGCCGGCGCGTCGAGCGTCTCCTGCTCGTCTCGCCCGCCTTCCACGGGTATCACCGTTCCATCGCCGCGGCCTGGGCGCAGCAGGGCTTCGACGTCACGGTGCACACGTACGACGCGTACTCCACCCCGGCCATGAAGCTGCGGAACAAGGCGCTCCTCGAGCTGCCGCAGAAGGCGGGCATCGACCGCGCGGCCGCCCGCGTGGCCTGGGACACCGACCGCGCCGTGGCCGCCCTGCGTGAGGCCCGCCCGGACCGCGTGCTGGTGATCAAGGGCGACTCCCTGGGGGACGCCTTCTGGGACGAGGTGGAGGCACTCGGCGTGCCCCGCATGCTGTGGCTCTACGACGACCTGCACCGCCACGACTACTCGGCGGACTTCCTGCGCCAGGTGGGCCCCGTGCTCAGCTACGCCCGCTCGGAGACGGAGGCGCTGGCGGCCCAGGGCGTGGACGCCCACTACATGCCCAACGGGTTCGACCCGGACCTCGCCGTCCCGCGCCTGGACCGCCGCGAGGAGGTCGTGTTCGTCGGCTCGCGCTACCCCAACCGCGTGGAGCTCCTCGAGCGCCTGGCCCAGGCCGGCGTGCCCGTGCGCGCCTACGGCCGCCAATGGAGCCACCACCCGGTGGACCGGCTGCGCACGTGGGAGCTGCGCCGCCCGGACCTGCCCGCTGAGCGCGACATCCCGCTGGAGGAGGCCTACGCCGTGCAGGCGGCCGCCGCCGCGGCCATCAACGTGCACGGACTGCAGGCCGGGCACGCGATGCGCACCTTCGAGGTGCCCGGCATGGGCGGTCTGCAATTCGTGGACCGCCCGGATGTGGCGGAGTTCTACGAGCCCGGCGAGGAGGTCCTGGTGTTCGAGGACGCCGACCACCTGGTGGAGCTCGCGCAGCGCGTCGTCGCTGAGCCGTCCTGGGGCGAGCGGATCCGCGCGGCCGGCCGCCGCCGCTCCCACGCCGAGCACACCTTTGCCCACCGGGCCGCCATGGCGCAGGAGTGGTGGGTGTGA
- a CDS encoding glycosyltransferase family 2 protein — MSAPHSAAPVTVVIPHYGDPDPTRALVEALLAAPGRSVAAVVVSDDASPEPYPLPAPGEDALRVVRRERNGGFGANVNTGLAEVTTELALVLNSDAEITGEQIDALVAAAAPYQPAVVSPQVVNDDGTPQWSGRHFPTVGHQVVEWLTPLARFRHLPALHEAVGHDVAAARAQAPTPVDWVMGAVLLLPMAQVRAVGGFDEDYFMNSEEVDLQRRLRDAGVPSIVVPSVRVVHGLHGSSDPLRRRSWLVDSRFRYARTFGHPRTLKAALTAATGVNFAVNRIRQARGTDVDAAAVFRAERDLIWKGTHR, encoded by the coding sequence ATGTCCGCCCCGCACTCCGCCGCCCCCGTGACGGTGGTGATCCCGCACTACGGGGACCCCGACCCCACCCGAGCCCTGGTGGAGGCGCTGCTGGCCGCTCCGGGGCGGTCCGTGGCCGCCGTCGTGGTCTCGGACGACGCCTCCCCGGAGCCCTACCCGCTGCCCGCACCCGGTGAGGACGCGCTGCGCGTGGTGCGCCGCGAGCGCAACGGCGGGTTCGGGGCGAACGTGAACACAGGCCTGGCCGAGGTCACCACCGAGCTGGCCCTGGTCCTCAACTCGGACGCGGAGATCACGGGTGAGCAGATCGACGCCCTCGTGGCCGCCGCCGCCCCCTACCAGCCCGCCGTGGTGAGCCCGCAAGTGGTCAACGACGACGGCACGCCCCAGTGGTCCGGCCGGCACTTCCCCACGGTGGGGCATCAGGTGGTGGAGTGGCTCACCCCGCTGGCCCGCTTCCGCCACCTGCCCGCCCTGCACGAGGCCGTGGGCCACGACGTGGCCGCCGCGCGCGCCCAGGCGCCCACGCCGGTGGACTGGGTGATGGGCGCCGTCCTGCTCCTGCCGATGGCGCAGGTGCGTGCGGTGGGCGGCTTCGACGAGGACTACTTCATGAACTCCGAGGAGGTGGACCTGCAGCGCCGCCTCCGCGACGCCGGCGTCCCCTCGATCGTGGTGCCGTCCGTCCGTGTGGTGCACGGCCTGCACGGCTCCTCCGACCCGCTCCGCCGCCGCAGCTGGCTGGTGGACTCCCGCTTCCGGTACGCCCGCACGTTCGGCCACCCGCGGACCCTCAAGGCGGCCCTCACCGCCGCCACCGGGGTGAACTTCGCCGTCAACCGCATCCGCCAGGCCCGGGGCACGGACGTGGACGCCGCTGCGGTCTTCCGCGCGGAACGGGACCTGATCTGGAAGGGGACGCACCGATGA
- the lepB gene encoding signal peptidase I has translation MAHTPAARGEDGAPASSSATAAPERRGPRLPFWASVLLNVVIALTVVAVVQAFWVKVYSVPSGSMEETLQVGDRILVNRTAYPDGMAEPQDVVVFAANEDWAMDMGPEGPVENAVRTFGDVTGIGRSHEQALVKRVIGTEGQTVECCSAEGAVLVDGEPLEEPYIHRDLPFVPGQLDCESTQARSPRCFGPVTVPERSMLVLGDHRSNSADSVIDCRGVTAEEAGDCARFIRDEDVVGEVFFTLWPPSNWGTP, from the coding sequence ATGGCCCACACCCCCGCCGCGCGCGGTGAGGACGGCGCCCCGGCGTCGTCGTCGGCCACCGCCGCCCCCGAGCGCCGCGGGCCGCGGTTGCCGTTCTGGGCCTCGGTGCTGCTGAACGTGGTCATCGCGCTCACCGTGGTGGCCGTGGTCCAGGCGTTCTGGGTCAAGGTCTACTCCGTGCCCTCGGGCTCCATGGAGGAGACCCTCCAGGTGGGGGACCGCATCCTCGTCAACCGCACCGCCTACCCGGACGGCATGGCCGAGCCCCAGGACGTGGTGGTGTTCGCCGCCAACGAGGACTGGGCCATGGACATGGGTCCGGAGGGGCCGGTGGAGAACGCGGTGCGCACCTTCGGCGACGTCACCGGCATCGGCCGCTCGCACGAGCAGGCCCTGGTCAAGCGCGTGATCGGCACCGAGGGCCAGACCGTGGAGTGCTGCTCCGCCGAGGGCGCCGTGCTCGTGGACGGGGAGCCTCTGGAGGAGCCCTACATCCACCGGGACCTGCCGTTCGTGCCGGGTCAGCTGGACTGCGAGTCCACGCAGGCGCGCTCGCCGCGGTGCTTCGGACCCGTCACGGTGCCCGAGCGCTCCATGCTGGTGCTGGGGGACCACCGGTCCAACTCGGCGGACTCCGTGATCGACTGCCGGGGCGTGACGGCCGAGGAGGCCGGGGACTGCGCCCGGTTCATCCGGGACGAGGACGTGGTGGGCGAGGTGTTCTTCACCCTCTGGCCGCCCAGCAACTGGGGCACGCCGTGA